Proteins from a single region of Aythya fuligula isolate bAytFul2 chromosome 3, bAytFul2.pri, whole genome shotgun sequence:
- the LRRC73 gene encoding leucine-rich repeat-containing protein 73 — MLPGSIQISGETLSGAEIRDICESLRENSVRLLSLRGCQLSERDFGHVCRGAAESRSLAQLNLNLGIVSNINRVKQLAEALKTNRSVQSLFLHGSPLTDAGLALLNPALSIHPSLVALDLGDCMLGDEGINLICGLLPPDGAKSGLKELTLSANPGVTSKGWGRLAIAVAHSSQLRVLNLDYNPLGDQVAGMLAVAVASSRTLEVLDLEGTGLTNQSAQTLLDMVENYPTALRTLILAENNISPELQQQISDLLSEGEEEEETEAREVTAREKNPWICQNTPSSQMVLMTSGLGDSLLAETEM; from the exons ATGCTGCCGGGCTCCATCCAGATCTCCGGCGAGACGCTGTCGGGAGCGGAGATCCGGGACATCTGCGAGAGCCTGCGGGAGAACTCGGTGCGGCTGCTGTCGCTGCGGGGCTGCCAGCTGTCGGAGCGGGACTTCGGGCACGTCTGCCGGGGGGCGGCCGAGTCGCGCTCCCTCGCCCAGCTCAACCTCAACCTGGGCATCGTCTCCAACATCAACCGCGTCAAGCAGCTGGCCGAGGCCCTCAAGACCAACCGCTCCGTCCAGTCCCTCTT CCTCCATGGCAGTCCCCTGACGGATGCAGGCTTGGCCCTCCTCAACCCGGCGCTCTCCATCCATCCCTCGCTGGTGGCTCTGGATTTAGGAGACTGCATGCTGGGGGACGAAGGCATCAACCTGATCTGTGGGCTCCTGCCACCCGATGGGGCTAAGTCAG gcctcAAAGAGCTAACGCTGAGCGCCAACCCGGGCGTCACAAGCAAAGGCTGGGGCCGCCTGGCCATTGCGGTGGctcacagctcccagctccgAGTGTTGAACCTGGACTACAACCCCCTGG GTGACCAGGTAGCAGGGATGCTCGCTGTCGCTGTGGCCTCCAGTCGAACCCTTGAAGTGCTGGATTTGGAGGGAACAGGACTTACCAACCAGTCGGCCCAG ACCTTGCTGGACATGGTGGAGAATTACCCCACAGCCCTACGGACACTCATCCTGGCAGAGAACAACATCAGTccggagctgcagcagcagatctcTGACCTGCTCTCGGAgggcgaggaagaggaggaaacgGAGGCTCGCGAAGTCACGGCCAGGGAGAAGAACCCCTGGATCTGCCAGAACA ctcccagctcccagatGGTCCTGATGACGTCGGGACTCGGCGACAGCCTCCTAGCAGAAACGGAGATGTAG
- the YIPF3 gene encoding protein YIPF3, translating into MAAPGTGSGPGTGPSGTVRSGAAEWGGFEDNMQGGGSAVIDMENMDDTSGSSFEDMGEMHQRMKEEEDDDGEAGGADEEDGEFLGVKGLRGQLGRQVADQVWQVGKRQASKAFSLYANIDILRPYFDVEPVQVRARLLESMIPVKMINFPQKIAGELYGPLMLVFTLVAILLHGMKTSDTIIREGTLMGTAIGTCFGYWLGVSSFIYFLAYLCNAQITMVQMLSLLGYGLFGHCITLFVTYNIHFHSLFYIFWLVVGGLSTLRMVAVLVSRTVGHTQRLILCGTLAALHMLFLLYLHFAYHKVVEGILDTLEGPNMPPFQRVARDIPAVPNAVLNTTAKAVALTL; encoded by the exons ATGGCGGCCCCGGGAACGGGGAGCGGGCCGGGAACCGGGCCCTCGGGCACCGTCAGGAGCGGTGCCGCCGAGTGGGGAGGCTTCGAGGACAATATGCAG GGCGGCGGCTCCGCCGTGATCGACATGGAGAACATGGACGACACGTCGGGCTCCAGCTTCGAGGACATGGGGGAGATGCACCAGCGcatgaaggaggaggaggacgacgACGGCGAGGCGGGGGGAGCCGACGAGGAGGACGGCGAGTTCCTGGGCGTCaaggggctgcgggggcagcTCGGCCGGCAGGTCGCTGACCAG GTGTGGCAGGTGGGCAAGAGGCAAGCGTCGAAAGCCTTCAGCCTCTACGCCAACATCGACATCCTGCGGCCATACTTCGACGTGGAGCCCGTCCAAGTGCGCGCCag ACTGCTGGAGTCCATGATTCCCGTGAAGATGATTAATTTCCCACAG AAGATTGCAGGTGAGCTTTATGGACCCCTCATGCTGGTTTTCACCCTGGTGGCCATCCTTCTGCACGGGATGAAGACCTCGGACACCATCATT AGGGAAGGCACGCTGATGGGCACGGCTATCGGCACCTGCTTTGGCTACTGGTTGGGAGTCTCCTCCTTCATCTATTTCCTGGCATATCTGTGCAACGCCCAGATCACGATGGTGCAGATGCTGTCGCTGTTG GGCTATGGTCTCTTTGGCCACTGCATCACTCTGTTTGTCACCTATAACATCCACTTCCATTCCCTCTTCTACATCTTCTGGTTGGTCGTCGGTGGACTCTCTACACTACGAATG GTTGCTGTGCTGGTGTCGCGCACCGTGGGGCACACCCAGCGGCTCATCCTGTGTGGGACCCTCGCTGCTCTGCATATGCTTTTCCTCCTCTATCTGCACTTTGCTTACCACAAGGTGGTAGAAG GCATCCTGGACACGTTGGAGGGACCCAACATGCCGCCCTTCCAGAGAGTCGCCAGAGACATTCCAGCTGTTCCTAACGCTGTCCTGAACACAACAGCCAAAGCCGTCGCGTTGACCCTGTAG
- the POLR1C gene encoding DNA-directed RNA polymerases I and III subunit RPAC1, translated as MATRRSTDEMRERVVLGEFGVRNVHSTDFPGNYPGYDDAWDQQRFEEEFRVDVVGEEDGVLEFDMVGIDAAIANAFRRILLAEVPTMAVEKVFVYNNTSIVQDEILAHRLGLIPIRADPRLFEYRNQGDEEGTEIDTLQFQLKIKCSRNPQAAKESSDPNELYFNHKVYSKHMTWVPLGNQTDLFPDADFRPVHDDILIALLRPGQEIDVLMHCVKGIGKDHAKFSPVATASYRLLPDITLLQPIEDEAAETLQKCFSPGVIEIQNIKGKKVARVANARLDTFGREVFRHEGLKNLVRLARVRNHYIFSVESTGILPPDVLVSEAIKILMGKCQRFLNELDAVPME; from the exons ATGGCGACCAGGCGGAGCACCGACGAGATGAGGGAGCGGGTGGTGCTGGGCGAGTTCGGCGTCCGCAAC GTGCACAGCACCGACTTCCCCGGCAACTACCCCGGCTACGACGACGCCTGGGACCAGCAGCGCTTCgaggag GAGTTCCGTGTGGACGTGGTGGGCGAGGAGGATGGTGTGCTGGAGTTCGACATGGTGGGCATCGACGCTGCCATCGCCAACGCCTTCCGCCGCATCCTGCTCGCCGAG GTACCAACGATGGCTGTCGAGAAAGTCTTTGTGTACAACAACACATCCATTGTGCAGGACGAGATTCTGGCTCATCGTTTGGGCCTTATCCCAATCCGAGCTGACCCTCGACTCTTTGAATACAGAAATCAAG GAGATgaagaagggacagaaattGATACACTGCAGttccagctgaaaataaaatgcagccgAAATCCTCAGGCAGCCAAGGAATCATCTGACCCTAATGAGCTGTATTTCAATCACAAAG TGTACAGTAAGCACATGACGTGGGTGCCCTTGGGGAATCAGACAGACCTCTTCCCAGACGCTGACTTCCGACCTGTTCACGACGACATCCTCATTGCACTGTTGCGACCTGGCCAGGAAATAGACGTGCTCATGCACTGTGTCAAGGGTATAG GTAAAGATCACGCCAAGTTTTCTCCTGTGGCCACGGCGAGCTATCGACTGCTACCTGACATTACTCTCCTGCAGCCTATTGAGGATGAGGCAGCCGAGACGTTGCAGAAGTGCTTTTCCCCTGGAGTCATTGAGATCCAGAACATCAAGG gaaaaaaggtGGCGAGAGTCGCCAATGCACGGTTGGACACGTTCGGCAGGGAGGTTTTCCGACACGAGGGTCTGAAGAACCTTGTGCGCCTGGCAAGAGTGCGGAATCATTACATCT TTTCAGTGGAGTCCACGGGTATCTTGCCTCCAGACGTGCTGGTGAGCGAAGCCATCAAGATCCTGATGGGCAAGTGTCAGCGCTTCCTGAACGAGCTGGACGCCGTGCCGATGGAGTGA